A part of Mycobacteriales bacterium genomic DNA contains:
- the lipA gene encoding lipoyl synthase: MTAVAPEGRKLLRVEARNAAVPIEKKPPWIKTRARMGPEFTELKALVKREGLHTVCEEAGCPNIYECWEDREATFLIGGDQCTRRCDFCQIDTGRPEPLDRDEPRRVAESVQAMGLRYATVTGVARDDLEDEGAWLYAETVRAIHGLNPGTGVELLVPDFSARPELLGQIFEAAPEVFAHNLETVPRIFKRIRPAFRYDRSLSVLTAGRAAGMVTKSNLILGLGETRAEVESALVDLRDAGCDLVTITQYLRPSPRHHAVERWVTPEEFVELAGYAEELGFAGVMSGPLVRSSYRAGRLYQQAIAARTA, translated from the coding sequence GTGACGGCGGTGGCGCCCGAGGGGCGGAAGTTGCTGCGGGTCGAGGCCCGCAATGCCGCCGTACCGATCGAGAAGAAGCCGCCGTGGATCAAGACCCGGGCGCGGATGGGCCCGGAGTTCACCGAGCTGAAGGCGCTGGTCAAGCGCGAGGGCCTGCACACCGTGTGCGAGGAGGCCGGCTGCCCGAACATCTACGAGTGCTGGGAGGACCGGGAGGCGACGTTCCTCATCGGCGGCGACCAGTGCACGCGGCGTTGCGACTTCTGCCAGATCGACACCGGCCGGCCCGAGCCGCTGGACCGCGACGAGCCGCGGCGGGTCGCGGAGAGCGTTCAGGCGATGGGGCTGCGGTACGCGACCGTGACCGGCGTCGCGCGCGACGACCTCGAGGACGAGGGCGCCTGGCTGTACGCCGAGACCGTCCGCGCGATCCATGGCCTCAACCCGGGCACCGGGGTCGAGCTGCTGGTGCCCGACTTCTCCGCGCGACCCGAACTGCTCGGGCAGATCTTCGAGGCGGCGCCCGAGGTCTTCGCGCACAACCTCGAGACCGTGCCGCGGATCTTCAAGCGGATCCGGCCGGCGTTCCGCTACGACCGGTCGCTGTCGGTGCTGACCGCCGGTCGCGCGGCCGGCATGGTGACGAAGTCGAACCTGATCCTCGGGCTCGGCGAGACGCGAGCCGAGGTGGAGTCCGCGCTGGTCGACCTTCGGGACGCGGGGTGTGACCTGGTGACGATCACGCAGTACCTCCGCCCGTCGCCGCGCCACCACGCGGTCGAGCGCTGGGTGACGCCGGAGGAGTTCGTCGAACTGGCCGGGTACGCCGAGGAGCTTGGGTTCGCCGGGGTGATGAGCGGGCCGCTGGTCCGGTCGTCGTACCGCGCCGGGCGGCTCTACCAGCAGGCGATCGCGGCCCGTACCGCCTGA
- a CDS encoding MOSC domain-containing protein, with amino-acid sequence MEACGECGFDPAHWNPADAASTLRIVHVWFEWLAEGAPADIAGDLQPYRETIAAVRRDPATYDEALGEVHLAWHALARAGRVRHRGTASQRGHVIQVNASRGGVPKSSVSGPAAIGWAGLEIDCQDDRDNHGRPWQAICLWSADVIDRLADEGHPIAAGRAGENLTLGGLDWAAVTPGQRLQVGTARLETTPYSTPCSKNAPWFLAGEFRRMSHDLHPGWSRIYARVLKPGTVSAGDTVTVLP; translated from the coding sequence ATGGAAGCGTGCGGCGAGTGCGGTTTCGACCCCGCGCATTGGAATCCGGCGGACGCCGCATCGACGCTTCGGATCGTCCACGTCTGGTTCGAGTGGCTCGCCGAGGGTGCGCCGGCCGACATCGCCGGCGACCTGCAACCGTACCGCGAGACGATCGCGGCGGTTCGGCGGGACCCGGCAACGTACGACGAGGCGCTCGGCGAGGTGCACCTGGCCTGGCATGCCCTCGCCCGAGCCGGGCGGGTTCGCCACCGCGGGACCGCTTCCCAGCGAGGTCACGTAATACAGGTCAACGCAAGCAGGGGTGGAGTCCCGAAATCCTCGGTCTCCGGTCCGGCCGCCATCGGCTGGGCCGGGCTCGAAATCGACTGCCAGGACGACCGCGACAACCACGGCCGGCCGTGGCAGGCGATTTGCCTTTGGTCGGCCGATGTCATCGATCGGCTGGCCGACGAGGGCCACCCGATCGCGGCCGGACGGGCCGGCGAGAACCTCACGCTGGGCGGGCTCGACTGGGCGGCCGTGACCCCGGGACAGCGGCTGCAGGTCGGCACCGCCCGTCTCGAGACCACGCCGTACTCGACGCCGTGCAGCAAGAATGCGCCGTGGTTCCTCGCGGGCGAGTTCCGCCGGATGTCACACGACCTGCACCCGGGTTGGTCGCGCATCTACGCCCGGGTGCTGAAGCCGGGCACGGTCTCGGCGGGCGACACCGTAACCGTCCTGCCGTGA
- the lipB gene encoding lipoyl(octanoyl) transferase LipB yields MRCRRRTVDGVEFVRLGRVGYDEAWAMQRDLHARRVAGEIDDTVLLLEHDPVYTAGKRTEVWERPADGTPVIDVDRGGKITWHGPGQLTGYPIVALPDPVDVVGHVRRLEDAMMAACRSFGVETVRIDGRSGAWVPADARGPARKAAAIGVRVARGVTMHGFALNCNCALTAFDRIVPCGITDAGVTSLTTELGREVTVDEALPVVEAALGRALSAAVGSPR; encoded by the coding sequence GTGCGGTGCCGGCGACGTACGGTGGATGGCGTGGAGTTCGTGCGGCTGGGACGGGTCGGGTACGACGAGGCCTGGGCGATGCAGCGCGACCTGCATGCCCGCCGGGTCGCGGGCGAGATCGACGACACCGTCCTGCTGCTGGAGCACGATCCCGTCTACACCGCTGGCAAGCGCACCGAGGTCTGGGAGCGACCCGCCGACGGTACGCCGGTCATCGACGTCGACCGCGGCGGCAAGATCACCTGGCACGGACCGGGGCAGCTGACCGGGTACCCGATCGTCGCGCTGCCGGATCCGGTCGACGTGGTCGGCCATGTGCGCCGGCTCGAGGACGCCATGATGGCGGCTTGCCGGTCGTTCGGCGTCGAGACCGTGCGGATCGACGGACGCAGCGGCGCGTGGGTGCCTGCGGACGCGCGCGGACCGGCGCGCAAGGCGGCCGCGATCGGCGTACGGGTTGCGCGCGGAGTGACCATGCACGGCTTCGCTCTCAACTGCAACTGCGCGCTGACCGCGTTCGACCGGATCGTGCCCTGCGGCATCACGGATGCCGGAGTGACCTCCCTGACAACCGAGCTCGGCCGCGAGGTCACGGTGGACGAGGCGCTGCCGGTCGTCGAGGCCGCTTTGGGCCGGGCACTCAGCGCCGCCGTGGGTTCACCGCGCTGA
- a CDS encoding serine/threonine-protein kinase, with translation MHHGLTIGEYVAESPIGMGGSGEVWRARDVTTGEAVAVKALFGKGQHVVERLRREANVLASVAGPHVVRLRDLLVEDDRAYLVMDLAAGGSLEDLFEERDRIPAPEVVTILAPIASALAAAHARDLVHGDITPANILFTADGRPLLADFGVVQAVGATEPVEGTFGYLDPAVANGERPTPASDVFGLAAVGFAALTGKLVWGSGSPEQLEGRALLGLHESLPELAPDVPPALADVIESALALDPYDRPDARTFASKVLHACAAAPVDIPVVAHLVAAPVTSVIRRRAIDHDDVDDVEAEALSRGKVRWPWKRAIVVAVFGAIMTAVSLALSALLGHVHLGVPHVVDGKPPVGNHSALTPTAATVRPAAEISPAGWRAVVARLDADRAAAFASADPDRLAAVYVAGSPAYDTDLATISSLQSRGLRARGFSATVEAATPVSGSGANEQLRVVDRLSGYRLVDLTGHVVGHGDPRPARTFTMWLHYGAAGWQVAKVSSLP, from the coding sequence GTGCATCACGGGTTGACGATCGGCGAGTACGTCGCGGAGAGCCCGATCGGCATGGGCGGAAGCGGGGAGGTCTGGCGCGCCCGGGACGTCACGACCGGTGAGGCGGTCGCGGTCAAGGCGCTGTTCGGCAAGGGGCAGCACGTCGTCGAGCGGCTGCGCCGCGAGGCGAACGTCCTCGCCTCGGTCGCCGGGCCGCACGTGGTCCGCCTGCGCGACCTGCTGGTCGAGGACGACCGTGCCTACCTAGTCATGGACCTCGCAGCGGGTGGGAGTCTCGAGGACCTCTTCGAGGAGCGCGATCGGATCCCCGCGCCCGAGGTCGTCACGATCCTCGCCCCGATCGCGTCCGCGCTCGCCGCTGCCCACGCGCGCGACCTCGTGCACGGTGACATCACGCCCGCCAACATCCTGTTCACGGCCGACGGCCGGCCGCTGCTCGCGGACTTCGGCGTCGTCCAGGCAGTCGGTGCGACCGAGCCGGTCGAGGGCACCTTCGGATACCTCGATCCCGCGGTGGCAAACGGTGAGCGACCGACGCCCGCGAGCGATGTCTTCGGCCTCGCCGCAGTGGGCTTCGCCGCCCTCACCGGCAAGCTGGTCTGGGGGAGCGGTTCGCCCGAGCAGCTGGAGGGCCGGGCCCTGCTCGGCCTGCACGAGAGCCTGCCCGAGCTCGCGCCCGACGTGCCGCCGGCGCTCGCCGACGTCATCGAGTCCGCGCTCGCGCTCGACCCGTATGACCGGCCGGACGCGAGGACGTTTGCCAGCAAGGTCCTTCATGCTTGCGCGGCGGCGCCGGTCGACATCCCCGTCGTCGCGCACCTGGTCGCCGCCCCCGTGACCAGCGTCATCCGCCGGCGCGCCATCGACCACGACGACGTCGATGACGTCGAAGCCGAGGCGCTGTCACGTGGCAAGGTGCGCTGGCCGTGGAAGCGGGCGATTGTCGTCGCGGTCTTCGGAGCGATCATGACCGCCGTGTCGCTCGCGCTCAGTGCCCTGCTCGGGCACGTACACCTCGGCGTGCCGCACGTGGTCGACGGGAAACCCCCCGTCGGGAACCACTCAGCCTTGACCCCAACAGCGGCGACGGTCAGGCCGGCGGCGGAGATCTCGCCGGCCGGCTGGCGCGCCGTGGTCGCGCGGCTCGATGCCGACCGGGCGGCCGCGTTCGCTTCCGCCGACCCCGACCGGCTGGCCGCCGTCTATGTCGCCGGTTCCCCGGCGTACGACACGGACCTCGCCACCATCAGCTCGTTGCAGAGCCGCGGCCTGCGCGCTCGCGGCTTCTCCGCGACCGTCGAGGCCGCCACACCGGTTTCGGGGTCCGGCGCGAACGAGCAGCTGCGCGTCGTCGACCGGCTGAGCGGCTACCGCCTCGTCGACCTCACTGGCCACGTCGTCGGGCACGGGGACCCCCGCCCGGCCCGGACGTTCACGATGTGGCTGCACTACGGCGCGGCTGGCTGGCAGGTCGCCAAGGTCTCCAGCCTTCCGTGA
- a CDS encoding TIGR01777 family oxidoreductase yields the protein MKIAITGSSGLLGSALVSVLRSDGHEVLRIVRQDPTGPDQRRWDPQAHRIDAGALDGIDAVVHLAGVGVASKRWSAAHKEAVLSSRVDGTTTIAAAVAASGVPVLVSASAVGWYGDRGDEVLDESDPRGAGFLADVVEQWEASTAAASAAGARVVCMCIRTGHVLSTDGGALGTVLPLFKAGLGGRLGSGRQWVPWIAMSDYLNAVRFLLTAGELSGPVNVVGPDPVRNRDYTLAIGRALRRPTILTVPGFALRIALDGFADEGALVSQRVLPRRLLDAGFEFGYADVDAALRAIL from the coding sequence ATGAAGATCGCGATCACCGGCTCGTCCGGCCTGCTCGGCTCCGCTCTCGTCAGCGTGCTGCGCTCGGACGGGCACGAGGTGCTGCGCATCGTGCGCCAGGACCCGACCGGCCCTGACCAGCGCCGATGGGACCCGCAGGCGCACCGGATCGATGCCGGCGCGCTTGACGGCATCGACGCGGTCGTGCACCTCGCCGGGGTCGGCGTCGCGTCGAAGCGCTGGTCCGCGGCGCACAAGGAAGCCGTGCTTTCCAGCCGGGTCGACGGCACGACGACGATCGCGGCCGCGGTCGCGGCCAGCGGCGTACCGGTGCTCGTGTCGGCGAGTGCGGTCGGCTGGTACGGCGACCGCGGCGACGAGGTGCTTGACGAGTCCGACCCGCGCGGGGCGGGGTTTCTCGCCGACGTGGTCGAGCAGTGGGAGGCCTCGACCGCGGCAGCGTCAGCGGCCGGCGCGCGCGTGGTGTGCATGTGCATCCGCACCGGCCACGTGCTCTCCACCGACGGCGGTGCGCTCGGCACGGTGCTGCCGCTGTTCAAGGCCGGGCTCGGCGGGCGGCTCGGATCCGGGCGGCAGTGGGTGCCGTGGATCGCGATGTCGGACTACCTGAACGCGGTGCGCTTCCTGCTCACGGCGGGCGAGCTGTCCGGGCCGGTCAACGTGGTCGGTCCCGATCCCGTTCGCAACCGCGACTACACGCTGGCGATCGGTCGCGCGCTTCGGCGCCCGACGATCCTGACGGTGCCCGGGTTCGCGCTGCGGATCGCCCTTGACGGTTTCGCCGATGAGGGGGCGCTGGTCAGCCAGCGCGTCCTGCCGCGCCGGCTGCTCGATGCCGGCTTCGAGTTCGGCTACGCCGACGTCGACGCCGCCCTTCGCGCGATCCTCTGA
- the sucB gene encoding 2-oxoglutarate dehydrogenase, E2 component, dihydrolipoamide succinyltransferase, with translation MTVSVTMPRLGESVSEGTVTRWLKAEGDHVDADEPLLEVSTDKVDTEIPSPASGTLASIKVAEDETVDVGTELALIEDGAAGAGDGSAAGAAATDTTETADTATEASGASPAAPEPAAEAPATEQAQEPAPEPEPEPAPQPAAAQAPPFTSAPAPTPAPAAALQPPAAPVATAEPAAPVPPAQTSQPAPPQAPAPAAAEDGGQAPSYVTPLVRRLAAEHGVDLASLAGTGVGGRIRKQDVLDAAARTGSQPAAPAASAPSSAPAPGAPAAATPSAPAAAAPAAPSAPAIAPTRGTTEKLSRLRAVIAERMVESLQVSAQLTTVVEADLTRIARLRDRAKVDFAAREGVKLTFLPFFVLATCEALREHPVLNSSIDTEAGTVTYHDKVHLGIAVDTPRGLLVPVLRDADDLNLAGIARKVDDLAARTRDNHITPDELGGGTFTLTNTGSRGALFDTPILNQPQVGILGTGAVVKRPVVVDDPIAGDVIAVRDIVYLALTYDHRMVDGADAARFLSTVKQRLEGGEFEAELGL, from the coding sequence GGCCAGCGGCACCCTCGCGAGCATCAAGGTCGCCGAGGACGAGACGGTCGACGTCGGTACCGAGCTCGCACTGATCGAGGACGGCGCGGCCGGGGCCGGTGACGGCTCGGCGGCCGGTGCTGCGGCCACCGACACCACCGAAACCGCCGACACCGCGACCGAGGCGTCCGGCGCGAGTCCCGCGGCGCCGGAGCCGGCCGCGGAGGCTCCCGCCACGGAGCAGGCGCAAGAACCCGCTCCGGAGCCGGAGCCCGAGCCGGCCCCGCAGCCCGCCGCCGCACAGGCACCGCCGTTCACGTCGGCGCCGGCACCCACGCCTGCGCCTGCGGCCGCCCTCCAGCCGCCGGCGGCTCCGGTCGCGACGGCCGAGCCGGCCGCTCCGGTGCCGCCTGCGCAGACCTCGCAACCCGCCCCACCGCAGGCGCCCGCTCCGGCCGCCGCCGAGGACGGCGGGCAGGCGCCGTCGTACGTCACTCCCCTGGTCCGCCGGCTCGCCGCCGAGCACGGGGTCGACCTCGCCAGCCTGGCCGGCACCGGCGTCGGCGGCCGGATCCGCAAGCAGGACGTCCTCGACGCCGCTGCCCGCACCGGCAGCCAACCGGCTGCGCCCGCTGCGTCGGCACCCTCATCCGCACCCGCGCCTGGCGCGCCGGCCGCGGCTACTCCGTCCGCCCCGGCTGCGGCGGCTCCCGCCGCTCCTTCGGCGCCCGCGATCGCTCCGACCCGGGGCACCACGGAGAAGCTGTCCCGCCTGCGCGCAGTGATCGCCGAGCGGATGGTCGAGTCACTGCAGGTCAGCGCGCAGCTGACCACGGTCGTGGAGGCGGACCTGACGCGGATCGCGCGGCTGCGCGACCGCGCGAAGGTTGACTTCGCCGCGCGCGAGGGCGTGAAGCTGACGTTCCTGCCGTTCTTCGTCCTGGCCACCTGCGAGGCGCTGCGCGAGCATCCGGTGCTCAACTCCTCGATCGACACCGAGGCGGGCACGGTCACCTACCACGACAAGGTGCATCTCGGCATCGCGGTCGACACGCCGCGCGGACTGCTCGTTCCGGTGCTGCGCGACGCGGACGACCTGAACCTGGCCGGCATCGCGCGCAAGGTCGATGACCTCGCCGCCCGCACGCGCGACAACCACATCACCCCGGACGAGCTCGGCGGCGGCACGTTCACGCTGACCAACACCGGCTCGCGCGGCGCGCTGTTCGACACGCCGATCCTCAACCAGCCACAGGTCGGCATCCTCGGCACGGGCGCGGTGGTGAAGCGTCCGGTCGTCGTCGACGATCCGATCGCAGGTGACGTCATCGCGGTGCGCGACATCGTCTATCTCGCACTGACCTACGACCACCGGATGGTCGACGGTGCCGACGCAGCGCGTTTCCTCAGCACCGTGAAGCAGCGGCTCGAGGGCGGCGAGTTCGAGGCCGAGCTCGGGCTGTAG